A genomic segment from Alistipes senegalensis JC50 encodes:
- a CDS encoding DUF4876 domain-containing protein: MNLLAKAGLLFAAGATFLFAGCDNGNDDDGGDNGSKKLQLTVNLTAPAGYEASELPSMTVTAVNSDKELTYTETTAAGTTSVTFEVSSGQYQIMATGKYSPTVTFTGSVAADVFGDKTAAVALSEVYESPLVFKEIYSTSNSNYTLTDTYFEIVNNSDEVQYLDGLIVATINPPYPANVNPWESVYPLYPVYGVAAAFPGTGKEHPLQPGESVVIANDAKDWTSNGGTDLSNADWEVYVQNVTIPSADVNYDAPDLTILFNENTQRNLNPGYSKGCFLLAKLPDGTTPEEYASDSGNFMTEPNSTKTQRNLMIPSDYLLDAVEIWDATESQQLHLLLSKDDSGQAAVTGFAGKSIRRKVTKIENGRAYYQDTNNSTDDFLTGQPLTPGVHPTQAD; the protein is encoded by the coding sequence ATGAATTTATTGGCAAAGGCCGGGCTGCTCTTCGCAGCAGGCGCCACCTTCCTGTTCGCAGGCTGCGACAACGGCAATGACGACGATGGAGGCGACAACGGATCGAAAAAACTCCAGCTGACGGTCAACCTGACCGCTCCCGCAGGATACGAAGCGTCGGAACTCCCGTCCATGACCGTAACGGCCGTGAACTCCGACAAGGAACTGACCTATACCGAAACCACCGCCGCCGGGACGACCTCCGTCACTTTCGAGGTGTCGTCGGGCCAGTACCAGATTATGGCTACCGGCAAATACTCTCCCACGGTCACATTCACGGGTTCGGTCGCTGCCGACGTTTTCGGAGACAAAACCGCTGCGGTGGCACTGTCCGAAGTCTACGAATCCCCGTTGGTATTCAAGGAAATATACTCGACATCCAACTCGAACTACACGCTCACCGACACCTATTTCGAGATCGTCAACAACTCGGACGAGGTGCAGTATCTCGACGGACTGATCGTTGCGACGATAAACCCGCCCTATCCGGCGAACGTCAACCCGTGGGAATCGGTATACCCCCTCTATCCGGTCTACGGCGTTGCGGCGGCATTCCCCGGCACGGGCAAGGAACACCCTTTGCAGCCCGGTGAAAGCGTGGTCATAGCCAATGACGCCAAAGACTGGACAAGCAACGGGGGTACCGACCTCTCCAATGCCGATTGGGAAGTCTATGTCCAGAACGTTACGATCCCCTCTGCGGATGTAAATTACGACGCTCCGGATCTCACGATACTTTTCAATGAAAATACCCAGCGAAACCTCAATCCGGGATACTCGAAAGGCTGTTTCCTGCTTGCCAAACTGCCCGACGGAACGACTCCCGAAGAATACGCCAGCGACTCGGGCAACTTCATGACAGAGCCCAATTCCACGAAGACCCAGCGAAACCTGATGATCCCCAGCGACTATCTGCTGGACGCCGTAGAAATCTGGGATGCCACGGAATCGCAACAGCTCCACCTGCTGCTGTCCAAGGATGATTCGGGACAGGCCGCCGTAACCGGATTCGCAGGCAAGAGCATCCGCCGCAAGGTGACCAAAATCGAGAACGGCCGCGCCTACTATCAGGACACCAACAACTCGACGGACGATTTCCTGACGGGCCAGCCGCTCACCCCCGGCGTACACCCCACGCAGGCGGACTAA
- a CDS encoding DUF6850 family outer membrane beta-barrel protein, which yields MKRYPGTALCALLLFGGGTLRAQQKAQLPVYREVERSGNLYSRSHNPSALWFSPVGNLLDFHADYDIRRGDLHDVDESSKINAFGVGISGQQRFDKVICSGSIAYNDGKEYARRWNSTLQVADDNPFILGDSIPSDFNTQRFNLSGTVAYKPLERLILALRLDYDTGSSANQTDPRPKTDGMHFVITPGVQYLMGGGFSLGLSGGFDLMSESISHEVIDPRESYVYFRFNGLGDYSTISTGTSLSYPRNYTGTEYTGALQFAWDGGRGIANLLEATYASSTQEARDGGAVFTFLGGDYSRTGFGVSDRLRFGNSRRTHNVIVGWDHKRVEGIWYEQTAYIDPDKNNQISYKVQASGLKNKETVSVFRAEYRFDKLRDGLPTFALHAAGRYEDSETIHYEGDGYNRSYTRILGSVEASKFFSFGRNRITATLGVRGAAPITSSQHVQERIKQAYTAPAFEYITATWIGGNAAVRYRRLFGKLWAGLYAEASLKRYIGEGNYTDLLEGTDRRRFTFGAEILF from the coding sequence ATGAAAAGATACCCGGGTACCGCATTGTGCGCATTGCTGCTCTTCGGCGGCGGAACGCTTCGTGCCCAGCAGAAAGCGCAGCTTCCCGTCTACCGGGAGGTAGAGCGCTCCGGAAACCTCTATTCCCGGAGCCACAACCCCTCGGCGCTGTGGTTCTCGCCCGTCGGGAACCTGCTCGACTTCCATGCGGACTACGACATCCGCCGGGGCGACCTGCACGATGTGGACGAATCCTCGAAAATCAACGCCTTCGGAGTCGGAATCTCCGGACAGCAGCGGTTCGACAAGGTGATCTGCTCCGGCAGCATCGCCTACAACGACGGCAAGGAGTATGCCCGGCGCTGGAACTCGACGCTTCAGGTCGCCGACGACAATCCTTTCATCCTCGGCGATTCGATCCCGTCGGATTTCAACACCCAGCGCTTCAACCTGAGCGGAACGGTGGCCTACAAGCCGCTGGAGCGGCTGATTCTCGCCCTGAGACTCGACTACGACACCGGCAGTTCGGCCAACCAGACCGACCCGAGGCCCAAGACCGACGGCATGCACTTCGTCATCACGCCCGGCGTCCAGTACCTGATGGGCGGCGGATTCTCGCTGGGACTCTCGGGCGGATTCGACCTGATGAGCGAGTCGATCTCGCACGAGGTCATCGACCCGCGCGAATCCTACGTCTATTTCCGTTTCAACGGGCTGGGCGATTACAGCACGATTTCGACCGGCACGTCGCTCTCCTACCCGCGCAACTACACCGGCACGGAATACACCGGAGCCCTGCAATTCGCCTGGGACGGCGGCCGGGGCATCGCCAACCTGCTCGAAGCGACCTATGCGTCGAGCACGCAGGAGGCCCGCGACGGCGGTGCCGTATTCACGTTCCTCGGCGGCGACTATTCGCGCACGGGTTTCGGCGTCAGCGACCGCCTGCGTTTCGGCAACTCCCGGCGCACGCACAACGTCATCGTCGGATGGGACCACAAGCGCGTGGAGGGCATCTGGTATGAACAGACGGCCTACATCGACCCCGACAAGAACAACCAGATCTCGTACAAGGTGCAGGCTTCGGGGCTGAAAAACAAGGAGACCGTCTCGGTCTTCCGGGCCGAATACCGTTTCGACAAGCTCCGCGACGGGCTTCCGACCTTCGCGCTGCACGCCGCAGGGCGGTATGAGGATTCGGAAACGATCCACTACGAGGGCGACGGATACAACCGCAGCTACACCCGCATCCTCGGGTCGGTCGAGGCGTCGAAATTCTTCTCGTTCGGCCGCAACCGGATCACGGCGACGCTCGGCGTGCGGGGAGCCGCTCCGATCACCTCCTCGCAGCACGTGCAGGAGCGCATCAAACAAGCCTACACCGCCCCGGCATTCGAATACATCACCGCGACCTGGATCGGCGGCAACGCAGCAGTACGCTACCGCCGCCTCTTCGGGAAACTGTGGGCCGGACTCTACGCCGAGGCTTCGCTGAAACGCTACATCGGCGAGGGGAACTACACCGACCTGCTCGAAGGCACCGACAGACGCAGGTTCACGTTCGGCGCCGAAATTCTTTTCTGA
- a CDS encoding HEAT repeat domain-containing protein has product MQTFKKILLAAAVATIASAQLFAASPRRGFAVVIDARSYEEARRQVDDYAAEIGKSGLEVHFVIDRTGQPDSLRQVLRQLWEQPKAPIEGAVLIGDIPVVMVRDAQHLTSAFKMDQVAFDRWQSSVPTDRFYDDFSLEFAPLGRDSIHPGCFYYSLTAESAQQTRPDIYSGRIRPTDCSGTSRYEKLRSYLEKVVEAKRNPEPVDQILFFSGNGFISESMVARIDEKATLFEHFPWLERQRNGISYIDHKRDAHIKPRLMNEMQRRDLDFAVLHHHGDWDTEYLNNLPMTNDTKQQIAQIKMYLRESMRHAISHDIPADSARARITRRYGEFPDAWFEGADDPETRAADSLYLWDLDLYLSDFGRYTPECRVVSLDACFNGSFHRDSSIANAYIFSPGRTVAVLANSVNVLQDKWVDRYVGLTGLGMSVGNLAKYAPYLEQHLIGDPTFRFASADKRIDVDELLRQDSPATWKRLLSDNRYPALQALAVEKLFRRGDLSSADLLRIFRESDSHQLRMQAFVNLTECRDDNFIEAIALGMSDNYEMVERFAANMLAKSGDERLIPAMIASAIRNNTSERVEFSLKQAMPMFDGEKLIAEFERQFPETNYIDSETVHRLIRHSIEVNAKRWTATMKSVMDPERTKKGRMQDIRAMRNYHVHFMVPELLDYMRRSDDPEVQQAMLEAFGWFTLSVRRDEIARTALDMSRDESLAPAVRSEALKTYNRLK; this is encoded by the coding sequence ATGCAAACATTCAAGAAAATACTCCTCGCGGCAGCAGTGGCGACAATCGCTTCCGCGCAACTTTTCGCAGCCTCGCCCCGCCGCGGCTTCGCCGTGGTGATCGACGCCCGGAGCTATGAAGAAGCCCGCCGGCAGGTCGACGATTACGCCGCCGAAATCGGGAAAAGCGGCCTGGAAGTGCATTTCGTCATCGACCGCACGGGACAGCCCGACTCGCTCCGGCAGGTGCTCCGGCAGCTCTGGGAGCAGCCGAAAGCCCCGATCGAGGGAGCCGTGCTCATCGGCGACATTCCGGTAGTGATGGTACGTGACGCCCAGCACCTCACGAGCGCTTTCAAAATGGACCAGGTGGCGTTCGACCGCTGGCAGTCGTCGGTTCCCACCGACCGTTTCTACGACGATTTCAGCCTCGAATTCGCCCCGCTGGGACGCGACAGCATCCACCCCGGATGTTTTTACTATTCGCTGACCGCCGAATCGGCCCAGCAGACCCGTCCCGACATCTATTCGGGCCGCATCCGCCCCACCGATTGCAGCGGGACCTCGCGTTATGAGAAACTGCGCAGCTATCTGGAGAAGGTCGTGGAGGCCAAACGCAATCCCGAACCGGTCGACCAGATTCTCTTTTTCAGCGGCAACGGCTTCATCTCGGAGTCGATGGTGGCCCGCATCGACGAAAAGGCAACGCTGTTCGAACACTTCCCGTGGCTCGAACGGCAGCGCAACGGCATCAGCTACATCGACCACAAGCGCGACGCGCACATCAAACCGCGGCTGATGAACGAGATGCAGCGCCGCGACCTCGACTTCGCCGTCCTGCACCACCACGGCGACTGGGACACGGAGTATCTGAACAACCTGCCGATGACCAACGACACCAAGCAGCAGATCGCGCAGATCAAAATGTACCTGCGGGAGTCGATGCGTCACGCCATCTCGCACGACATCCCGGCCGACAGCGCCCGGGCGCGCATCACTCGCCGCTACGGAGAGTTTCCCGACGCATGGTTCGAGGGCGCCGACGATCCGGAGACCCGGGCGGCGGACTCCCTCTACCTGTGGGATCTGGATCTCTACCTCTCGGATTTCGGCCGTTACACGCCCGAATGCCGCGTCGTGTCGCTCGACGCCTGCTTCAACGGCTCGTTCCACCGCGACAGCAGCATCGCCAACGCCTACATTTTCAGTCCGGGGCGCACCGTCGCCGTGCTGGCCAACTCGGTGAACGTATTGCAGGACAAATGGGTGGATCGTTATGTGGGCCTCACGGGACTGGGCATGAGCGTCGGCAACCTGGCCAAATACGCCCCCTATCTGGAACAGCACCTGATCGGCGACCCGACTTTCCGCTTCGCGTCGGCAGACAAGCGGATCGACGTGGACGAGCTGCTCCGGCAGGACAGCCCCGCGACGTGGAAACGGCTCCTTTCGGACAACCGCTACCCCGCCCTGCAAGCACTGGCCGTCGAAAAGCTCTTCCGCCGCGGCGACCTCTCGTCGGCGGACCTGCTGCGCATCTTCCGCGAAAGCGACAGCCACCAGCTGCGCATGCAGGCGTTCGTCAACCTCACGGAATGCCGCGACGACAACTTCATCGAGGCCATCGCACTCGGCATGTCCGACAACTATGAAATGGTCGAGCGTTTCGCCGCCAACATGCTGGCCAAGAGCGGCGACGAACGGCTCATTCCGGCGATGATCGCCTCCGCGATCCGCAACAACACCTCCGAACGCGTGGAGTTCTCGCTCAAACAGGCGATGCCGATGTTCGACGGCGAGAAACTGATCGCCGAATTCGAACGGCAGTTCCCCGAGACCAACTACATCGACTCCGAAACGGTGCACAGGCTGATCCGCCACTCCATCGAAGTCAATGCAAAGCGCTGGACCGCCACGATGAAGTCGGTCATGGACCCCGAACGGACGAAAAAAGGCCGCATGCAGGACATCCGTGCGATGCGCAACTACCACGTGCATTTCATGGTCCCCGAACTGCTGGATTACATGCGCCGAAGCGACGATCCGGAGGTTCAGCAGGCCATGCTGGAGGCTTTCGGCTGGTTCACGCTCTCGGTGCGCCGCGACGAGATCGCCCGAACGGCCCTCGACATGAGCCGCGACGAATCGCTCGCCCCCGCGGTGCGCAGCGAAGCGCTGAAAACCTATAACCG